A DNA window from Allokutzneria albata contains the following coding sequences:
- a CDS encoding helix-turn-helix transcriptional regulator — protein MTTVESRTTRRRTALAEFLKARRARIDPADVGLEPGGRRRTAGLRREEVALLAGVGLTWYTWLEQGRPINASYQVLDAIARTLLLDAPARRHLYDLAEATPARFATPVTEVPESVHVVLRSLDPLPAVLLNARFDILASNAAHEEMFFGWHSLPCVHKNLLWCCVTEPLARDMLENYDQVVPYFVGRLRAEYAQHVDDPEWAEDIRRLSELSEEFRELWARHDVLAPTPTCLRLRHSAAGSLSFVNHELVVEGAGDLRIRVYTPTDDLTWQRLPATRNPG, from the coding sequence GTGACCACCGTGGAGAGCCGCACCACCCGCCGCCGCACGGCGCTCGCCGAGTTCCTGAAGGCGCGCCGCGCGCGGATCGACCCCGCCGATGTCGGCCTGGAACCGGGCGGGCGGCGCCGGACCGCGGGACTGCGCCGCGAGGAGGTCGCGCTGCTCGCCGGGGTGGGTCTCACCTGGTACACGTGGCTGGAGCAGGGGCGCCCGATCAACGCCAGCTACCAGGTGCTCGATGCCATCGCCCGCACGCTGCTGCTCGACGCGCCCGCGCGCAGGCACCTCTACGACCTCGCCGAGGCGACCCCGGCCCGGTTCGCCACCCCGGTCACTGAGGTCCCGGAGTCGGTGCACGTGGTGCTGCGCTCGCTGGACCCGCTGCCCGCGGTCCTGCTCAACGCGCGGTTCGACATCCTGGCGTCCAACGCCGCGCACGAGGAGATGTTCTTCGGCTGGCACAGCCTGCCGTGCGTGCACAAGAACCTGCTGTGGTGCTGCGTCACCGAGCCGCTCGCCCGCGACATGCTGGAGAACTACGACCAGGTGGTGCCGTACTTCGTCGGGCGGCTGCGCGCGGAGTACGCACAGCACGTCGACGATCCGGAGTGGGCGGAGGACATCCGCAGGCTCTCCGAGCTGAGCGAGGAGTTCCGGGAGCTGTGGGCCCGGCACGACGTCCTCGCCCCCACCCCGACCTGCCTGCGGTTGCGCCACAGCGCGGCCGGATCGCTCAGCTTCGTCAACCACGAACTGGTCGTCGAAGGCGCGGGCGATCTCCGCATCCGGGTCTACACCCCCACCGACGACCTCACCTGGCAGCGCCTGCCCGCGACGCGCAACCCCGGCTAG
- a CDS encoding MFS transporter, which translates to MTTAVPTERRSWLLLGTLLLGQFMALLDVTIVNVALPSMRADLGASGSELQLVVAGYTVSYATLLITGARLGALYGTRRLFRTGVLVFTATSLLCGLAPTATALVVARFVQGAGAALMMPQIMSVIQLRFTGAARAKALSAYSAVLATGGVAGLLLGGVLVEADLAGLGWRPVFLINVPIGIAVYALVGRVAPTDRPSGERRLDLAGLALSLPGVLLVVTPLVLGHEQGWPGWTFPVMAVGALLLVIFVRVQRRVHDPLLNLDVLRVPGVRSGLVTLALTMIAYGGFLFSTALHLQNGLGDTPLQAALTFTAFGLTFGLGSFHWQRLPKRTHRWLTPVGMVISALACAVVALGFASGGHGGIPVIVALAVWGGAVGAAFSPMLGNSLRNVPPAEAAGASGLLTTTVQLGQVVGVATFGTVFLGLAPGAHAISITLALLAGVMALGAVSAAALARA; encoded by the coding sequence ATGACCACTGCGGTTCCCACAGAGCGGCGAAGCTGGCTGCTGCTCGGCACCCTGTTGCTCGGCCAGTTCATGGCGCTGCTCGACGTCACCATCGTCAACGTCGCCCTGCCCAGCATGCGCGCCGACCTGGGCGCCTCCGGCAGCGAGCTCCAGCTCGTGGTCGCGGGCTACACGGTGAGCTACGCGACGCTGTTGATCACCGGGGCGCGGCTCGGCGCCCTGTACGGCACGCGCAGGCTGTTCCGGACCGGCGTGCTGGTCTTCACCGCCACCTCGCTGCTGTGCGGGCTCGCCCCCACGGCGACGGCGCTGGTGGTCGCGCGGTTCGTCCAGGGCGCGGGCGCGGCGCTGATGATGCCGCAGATCATGAGCGTCATCCAGCTGCGGTTCACCGGGGCGGCGCGGGCGAAGGCGCTGTCGGCGTACTCCGCGGTGCTGGCCACGGGCGGGGTGGCCGGCCTGCTGCTCGGCGGCGTGCTGGTCGAGGCCGACCTGGCCGGCCTGGGCTGGCGCCCGGTGTTCCTGATCAACGTGCCGATCGGCATCGCGGTGTACGCGCTGGTCGGCAGGGTCGCCCCGACGGACCGCCCGAGCGGGGAGCGCAGGCTCGACCTGGCCGGGCTCGCCCTCTCGCTGCCCGGGGTGCTGCTCGTGGTGACGCCGCTGGTGCTGGGGCACGAACAGGGCTGGCCCGGGTGGACGTTCCCGGTGATGGCGGTGGGCGCGCTGCTGCTGGTGATCTTCGTGAGGGTCCAGCGCCGTGTCCACGACCCGCTGCTGAACCTCGACGTGCTGCGCGTCCCCGGAGTGCGCTCCGGCCTGGTGACCTTGGCGCTGACCATGATCGCCTACGGCGGGTTCCTGTTCAGCACGGCGCTGCACCTCCAGAACGGGCTCGGCGACACCCCGTTGCAGGCCGCGCTGACCTTCACCGCCTTCGGCCTCACCTTCGGCCTCGGCAGTTTCCACTGGCAGCGGCTGCCGAAGCGGACGCACCGCTGGCTGACCCCGGTCGGCATGGTGATCAGCGCGCTCGCCTGCGCCGTCGTCGCGCTGGGCTTCGCCTCCGGTGGCCACGGCGGAATCCCGGTGATCGTCGCGCTGGCCGTCTGGGGCGGGGCGGTCGGTGCCGCGTTCAGCCCGATGCTGGGCAACTCCCTGCGCAACGTGCCCCCTGCCGAAGCCGCGGGCGCCAGCGGACTGCTGACCACGACGGTGCAGCTCGGCCAGGTCGTCGGCGTCGCGACGTTCGGCACCGTGTTCCTCGGCTTGGCGCCCGGCGCGCACGCCATCTCGATCACCCTCGCCCTGCTCGCCGGGGTCATGGCGCTGGGCGCGGTGAGCGCCGCCGCTCTTGCGAGGGCCTAG
- a CDS encoding DUF3558 family protein, translating into MRRTPLIAALLVIATVAAGCAQPVRGEALAGPTPTTTPGRVPGAAPYDPCKIVTWADFPLEVRTVENVVPRHRPPNPQAPDEVYADGCAFDNMGEKPFMALVIWGSITKIRVDPKGPEDKPVVYGNRRGVRSVYPGGQCVTRFTLDYGQVGGVSLVNERFPEVDPCTIVDVLAEKIVQRLAS; encoded by the coding sequence GTGAGGCGTACACCCCTGATCGCTGCCCTGCTCGTCATCGCGACCGTTGCCGCTGGCTGCGCCCAGCCGGTGCGCGGTGAGGCGCTGGCCGGTCCGACGCCGACCACCACTCCCGGGCGGGTGCCGGGCGCCGCTCCCTACGACCCCTGCAAGATCGTGACCTGGGCGGACTTCCCGCTCGAGGTGCGCACGGTGGAGAACGTCGTGCCCCGGCACCGGCCGCCGAACCCCCAGGCGCCGGACGAGGTGTACGCCGACGGGTGCGCCTTCGACAACATGGGCGAGAAGCCGTTCATGGCCCTGGTCATCTGGGGCTCGATCACCAAGATCCGGGTCGACCCGAAAGGTCCCGAGGACAAGCCGGTGGTCTACGGCAACCGGCGCGGGGTGCGGAGCGTGTACCCCGGCGGGCAGTGCGTCACCCGGTTCACCCTGGACTACGGCCAGGTCGGCGGCGTTTCCCTGGTGAACGAACGGTTTCCGGAGGTCGATCCGTGCACGATCGTCGACGTCCTCGCCGAGAAGATCGTGCAGCGCCTAGCTTCCTAG
- a CDS encoding GcvT family protein translates to MATDRTLPARARVVVIGGGVGGTSIAYHLAELGERDVVLLDRAELTSGSTFHSAGLVGQLRADPTLTRMNTYSAELYAKLEASEHPVGWVPCGGIRLACTPERLQETRRQIGWARTFDLPLREISAAEAKELFPLMSTDGVLGGSYLPTDGYVDPSQLTYSLAAGARAGGVRIFTRTRVLGIDVRDGRVHRVRTDSGEIEAEIVVNCGGMFAAEIGRMAGVRVPIVPMSHQYLVTDPVRPRDGTHLPTLRDPDNLVYWREEVDGLLMGGYERDSRPWAQSGAAFEAVPADFNGKLLAEDWDRFTEIGANAEARVPVMGTIGVRRMINGPEAFTPDNEFCLGETEVGGFFVAAGFCAHGIAGAGGVGKVMAEWIVSGDPGPDVSHMDIRRFGRHYGSPSYTRKRVVENYETYYDIPYPHRERSAGRPLRVSPAYSWHVEHGASFGEKSGWERVNHYESNVDSGDSSLRPHDWAGRNWSPAIGAEHIATRERAGLFDESSFAKISVSGRGAAEMLNWLCANDVAHEIGAVTYTQALNTRGGIECDFTVTRLAEDEFMIVTGTAFGSHDMGWLRRHAGPDVRIADVTGQFACFALWGPRARDILAPLTPADLGNAAFPYLTAQETTVGDVPVRALRVTFVGELGWELYCSAEYGAALWRTLWAAGAEHGLVAGGYRAIDSLRLEKGYRLWGSDLSPEVTPYEAGLGFCVKLDKPFLGRDALIAARERGLTRKLACLVLDDPRQAVLGSEPVRIDDTVLTRVTSGGYGYTVGASIAYAYLPVELAKPGTRAEVELFGTWVPAVVSKQPLFDPRGERVRQ, encoded by the coding sequence GTGGCCACGGACCGAACGCTCCCCGCCCGCGCCCGCGTCGTCGTGATCGGCGGTGGCGTCGGCGGCACGAGCATCGCCTACCACCTCGCCGAACTGGGCGAACGCGATGTCGTGCTGCTCGACCGCGCCGAGCTGACCAGCGGCTCCACCTTCCACTCCGCCGGGCTGGTCGGCCAGCTGCGCGCGGATCCCACGCTGACCAGGATGAACACCTATTCGGCTGAGCTGTACGCGAAGCTGGAGGCGAGCGAGCACCCGGTGGGCTGGGTGCCCTGCGGCGGCATCCGGCTGGCCTGCACCCCGGAGCGGCTGCAGGAGACCCGCCGCCAGATCGGCTGGGCGCGCACCTTCGACCTGCCGCTGCGGGAGATCTCCGCGGCCGAGGCCAAGGAGCTGTTCCCGCTGATGAGCACCGACGGCGTGCTCGGCGGCTCGTACCTGCCGACCGACGGCTACGTGGACCCCTCGCAGCTGACGTACTCGCTGGCGGCGGGCGCACGCGCCGGGGGCGTGCGGATCTTCACCAGGACCCGGGTGCTCGGCATCGACGTGCGGGACGGGCGGGTGCACCGGGTGCGCACCGACTCCGGCGAGATCGAGGCGGAGATCGTGGTGAACTGCGGTGGCATGTTCGCCGCGGAGATCGGGCGGATGGCCGGGGTCCGGGTGCCGATCGTGCCGATGTCGCACCAGTACCTGGTCACCGACCCGGTACGGCCGCGCGACGGCACGCACCTGCCGACGCTGCGCGATCCGGACAACCTCGTCTACTGGCGCGAGGAGGTCGACGGGCTGCTGATGGGCGGCTACGAGCGCGATTCCCGGCCGTGGGCGCAGAGCGGCGCCGCGTTCGAGGCGGTCCCGGCCGACTTCAACGGCAAGCTGCTTGCCGAGGACTGGGACCGGTTCACCGAGATCGGGGCGAACGCCGAGGCCAGGGTGCCGGTCATGGGCACCATCGGCGTCCGTCGCATGATCAACGGGCCGGAGGCGTTCACCCCGGACAACGAGTTCTGCCTGGGCGAGACCGAGGTCGGCGGGTTCTTCGTGGCCGCGGGCTTCTGCGCGCACGGCATCGCGGGCGCAGGCGGGGTCGGCAAGGTGATGGCGGAGTGGATCGTCAGCGGCGACCCCGGCCCGGACGTCTCGCACATGGACATCCGCCGCTTCGGCAGGCACTACGGCTCGCCGAGCTACACCCGCAAGCGCGTCGTGGAGAACTACGAGACCTACTACGACATCCCCTATCCGCACCGCGAGCGCTCGGCGGGGCGGCCGCTGCGCGTGTCCCCCGCGTACTCCTGGCACGTCGAGCACGGCGCGAGCTTCGGCGAGAAGTCAGGCTGGGAAAGGGTGAACCACTACGAGTCCAATGTGGACAGTGGAGACTCTTCACTGCGCCCGCACGACTGGGCGGGCCGCAACTGGTCCCCGGCGATCGGCGCCGAGCACATCGCCACCCGCGAGCGCGCCGGGCTGTTCGACGAGTCCTCCTTCGCCAAGATCTCGGTCAGCGGGCGCGGTGCGGCGGAAATGCTGAACTGGTTGTGCGCCAACGACGTCGCCCACGAGATCGGCGCGGTGACCTACACCCAGGCGCTGAACACGCGCGGCGGCATCGAGTGCGACTTCACGGTGACCCGCCTCGCCGAGGACGAGTTCATGATCGTCACCGGCACGGCGTTCGGTTCGCACGACATGGGTTGGCTGCGCAGGCACGCGGGCCCCGACGTCCGGATCGCCGACGTCACCGGGCAGTTCGCGTGCTTCGCGCTGTGGGGGCCGCGCGCCCGCGACATCCTCGCCCCGCTCACCCCCGCCGACCTGGGCAACGCGGCGTTCCCCTACCTGACGGCGCAGGAGACCACGGTCGGCGACGTGCCGGTGCGCGCGCTGCGGGTGACCTTCGTCGGCGAACTGGGCTGGGAGCTGTACTGCTCGGCCGAGTACGGCGCCGCGCTGTGGCGCACGCTGTGGGCGGCGGGAGCCGAGCACGGCCTGGTCGCGGGCGGGTACCGGGCGATCGACAGCCTGCGGCTGGAGAAGGGCTACCGGCTCTGGGGCTCCGACCTCTCCCCCGAGGTCACCCCGTACGAGGCCGGGCTGGGGTTCTGCGTGAAGCTCGACAAGCCCTTCCTGGGCCGCGACGCCTTGATCGCCGCCAGGGAGCGCGGGCTGACCAGGAAGCTGGCCTGCCTGGTGCTCGACGACCCGCGCCAGGCGGTGCTCGGCAGCGAGCCGGTGCGGATCGACGACACGGTGTTGACGAGGGTCACATCCGGTGGCTACGGCTACACCGTCGGCGCGTCGATCGCCTACGCGTACCTGCCGGTCGAGCTGGCCAAACCGGGTACTCGCGCCGAGGTCGAACTGTTCGGCACCTGGGTACCGGCCGTCGTCTCGAAGCAGCCGCTGTTCGATCCCCGGGGAGAACGCGTTCGACAGTGA
- a CDS encoding phosphotransferase, which yields MDISDVLTLIPGWAGKPVQRLPLVGGLSHQVGLVRVDGADFIVRVLDPAVSTAGLGVPLDQEIANTVRAAESGVGAAVLHVLDEPPTLILEYLPGTTLCAADVREPVRIRKIAAAVRVLHTRTRPFVNDMDIFDKLAELLELCERHGLTMPEDYREHLPLVGDVRAALTAAPLQKAPCHNDLLAENFIETGDRVRIVDYQLSGMNDPGFELGNIAAESQLTPELTELLAREYFGDAFDAAALARVRLFSIMSNFTWTLWFCIHHGLLAKPGSDFDYWGEAASKWGRAKAALTDDELGRLLDLARRG from the coding sequence ATGGACATCTCCGACGTGCTCACGCTGATACCCGGGTGGGCCGGGAAACCCGTGCAGCGGTTGCCCCTGGTCGGAGGGCTCAGCCATCAGGTCGGCCTGGTGCGGGTGGACGGTGCGGACTTCATCGTGCGCGTGCTCGACCCCGCGGTGTCCACGGCCGGGCTCGGCGTTCCGCTGGACCAGGAGATCGCCAACACCGTGCGCGCCGCGGAGTCCGGGGTCGGCGCGGCTGTGCTGCACGTGCTCGACGAACCACCGACGCTCATCCTGGAGTACCTGCCGGGCACCACGTTGTGCGCCGCGGACGTCCGCGAGCCCGTGCGCATCCGGAAGATCGCCGCCGCCGTGCGTGTGCTGCACACGAGGACGCGGCCGTTCGTCAACGACATGGACATCTTCGACAAGCTCGCCGAGCTGCTCGAGCTGTGCGAACGGCACGGGCTGACGATGCCGGAGGACTACCGGGAGCACCTGCCGCTGGTCGGGGACGTGCGGGCGGCGCTCACCGCCGCACCGCTGCAGAAAGCGCCGTGCCACAACGATCTGCTGGCCGAGAACTTCATCGAGACCGGCGATCGCGTGCGCATCGTGGACTACCAGCTGAGCGGGATGAACGACCCCGGCTTCGAGCTGGGCAACATCGCGGCCGAGTCGCAGCTGACGCCGGAGCTGACCGAGCTGCTGGCCCGCGAGTACTTCGGTGACGCCTTCGACGCCGCGGCGCTGGCGCGGGTGCGGCTGTTCTCGATCATGTCGAACTTCACCTGGACGCTGTGGTTCTGCATCCACCACGGGCTGCTGGCCAAGCCCGGCAGCGACTTCGACTACTGGGGCGAGGCCGCGTCGAAGTGGGGCCGGGCGAAGGCCGCGCTGACCGATGACGAGCTGGGACGGTTGCTTGACCTCGCCCGTCGGGGGTGA
- the lhgO gene encoding L-2-hydroxyglutarate oxidase produces MHVAIVGGGILGLAVAHELATVGGHQVTVLEKESDWATHQTGHNSGVIHAGLYYKPGSHKAKMCVAGNASMVEFARRNGVEVKICGKLVVATTPAELPHLRVLEERATANGVPADFLDAADAMEIEPEAFCVAALHVKSTGVIDYREVCRALVDRIRTREADLRTGTTVRGITSTVDGVVLATTDGDIKADFLVNCAGLHSDRVAKMAGLRPTARIVPFRGEYYELRAERRDLVRGLIYPVPDPRFPFLGVHLTRMLDGTVHAGPNAVLAMRREGYRRRDVTPRDLAGTLAFPGFWRMARKHVRTGIDEMARSVSRKRFAASLARLVPAITADDLVPAESGVRAQALNPDGSLVDDFLIETARHQVHVLNAPSPAATSALEIAKHIAEHVPAD; encoded by the coding sequence ATGCACGTCGCGATAGTCGGGGGCGGCATCCTCGGTCTGGCGGTGGCGCACGAGCTGGCGACGGTGGGCGGGCACCAGGTCACGGTGCTGGAGAAGGAATCCGACTGGGCCACCCACCAGACCGGGCACAACAGCGGCGTGATCCACGCCGGGCTCTACTACAAGCCGGGCAGTCACAAGGCGAAGATGTGCGTCGCCGGCAACGCCTCCATGGTCGAGTTCGCCCGCCGCAACGGAGTCGAGGTCAAGATCTGCGGCAAGCTCGTCGTGGCGACGACGCCCGCGGAGCTGCCCCACCTTCGGGTGCTGGAGGAGCGCGCGACCGCCAACGGCGTTCCCGCCGACTTCCTCGACGCCGCGGACGCGATGGAGATCGAGCCGGAAGCCTTCTGCGTGGCGGCGTTGCACGTCAAGAGCACCGGCGTGATCGACTACCGCGAGGTGTGCAGGGCGCTCGTCGACCGGATCCGCACCCGGGAGGCCGATCTCCGCACTGGGACGACGGTCCGCGGCATCACGTCCACTGTGGACGGAGTGGTGCTCGCGACGACGGACGGCGACATCAAGGCCGATTTCCTGGTCAACTGCGCGGGATTGCACAGCGACCGGGTGGCGAAGATGGCCGGTTTGCGCCCCACCGCACGGATCGTGCCCTTCCGCGGCGAGTACTACGAACTCCGCGCCGAGCGCCGCGATCTGGTGCGGGGGCTGATCTACCCGGTCCCGGACCCCCGCTTCCCGTTCCTCGGCGTGCACCTGACGCGCATGCTCGACGGCACGGTGCACGCGGGCCCCAACGCGGTGCTGGCGATGCGCCGCGAGGGGTACCGCCGCCGCGACGTCACCCCGCGCGACCTGGCAGGCACGCTCGCCTTCCCGGGCTTCTGGCGGATGGCCCGCAAGCACGTGCGCACCGGCATCGACGAGATGGCCCGCTCGGTCTCCCGCAAACGGTTCGCGGCGAGCCTCGCCCGGCTGGTCCCGGCGATCACCGCGGACGACCTCGTGCCCGCGGAGTCCGGCGTTCGCGCCCAGGCCCTCAACCCGGACGGCAGCCTGGTCGACGACTTCCTGATCGAGACGGCCCGGCACCAGGTGCACGTGCTCAACGCGCCCTCCCCGGCGGCGACCAGCGCGCTGGAGATCGCCAAGCACATCGCCGAGCACGTCCCCGCCGACTAG
- a CDS encoding glycosyltransferase family protein, whose product MTATETRSDADTPPPAQEHRQHPPERLSGLRTPLIVAAVVGLLALFPLIKNPIFYFWDDSAAAFLPYWHEIGHQLLSGNWPVLRPDMWMGGNLAGEAQISLWNPVSLLNYALVALLPDLALAATVVKVEFLIVLALGVYFLAREYGAKEFAAAIVAISLPVSGYTLYVDASAWIAGLIGFAYLTHFWWSLRRFSRGLLNPIVPFLFGALAMTTGNPYGALGVIVVLLVIGVERLLIKDIKRFWQIVLVGGSVGLTGLVAFLPLLTGAAVTWRKPAGVFNNGFMVPGIGDLATMSSPTYLPRIEMFDPTFTTFPMTYLAWFILPLAPWLSFRAMRAGLRARFGLFLFGTIYLLMAIAPSDLWLFRWPARLTQYVFLPVLVLVAIALSVGLRTSQWRRRALGSAAIIFVGTYQAWATTPQNIEWHAAAFVLVSAGTAAAVWVVLKHRAKLLPPVLVTGTALVLLMQVLVMPHNGNITPWFFPTDVAELKERFADRYTGNTLQIAEIGPAIGRHGYSPDGAWRDLLFGNMYHVAGVKAQNSYTGIGFTTFAEELEMEYHGGTQPEAYQRLWQKQQANGGKTLADLMRLETVVVLNDYVPDFDPAKPPAGWSVRQTTHIVNVLHRNGKIDWPDGRLSYAAPGVRISEDRSTGFTGESVRYTGAGKVTFAMLAWPGWKATVDGKPVEVKQGPAGLLQLELPQAANGTLVLSYFPPGWGLGIPLLGVGLLVGVGFSVLTAVRARRERASA is encoded by the coding sequence GTGACGGCGACGGAGACCCGCAGTGACGCGGACACCCCTCCCCCCGCTCAGGAGCACCGCCAGCACCCGCCCGAGCGGCTCAGCGGCCTGCGCACCCCCTTGATCGTTGCCGCCGTCGTCGGCCTGCTCGCGCTGTTCCCGCTGATCAAGAACCCGATCTTCTACTTCTGGGACGACTCGGCCGCGGCCTTCCTGCCGTACTGGCACGAGATCGGCCACCAGCTGCTGTCCGGGAACTGGCCCGTGCTGCGCCCGGACATGTGGATGGGCGGCAACCTCGCGGGCGAGGCGCAGATCAGCCTGTGGAACCCGGTCTCGCTGCTGAACTACGCGCTGGTGGCGCTGCTGCCGGACCTCGCGCTCGCGGCGACCGTCGTCAAGGTCGAGTTCCTGATCGTGCTGGCGCTGGGCGTGTACTTCCTGGCCCGCGAGTACGGCGCGAAGGAGTTCGCCGCCGCGATCGTCGCGATCTCGTTGCCCGTTTCGGGTTACACGCTCTACGTCGACGCTTCGGCGTGGATCGCGGGGTTGATCGGATTCGCCTACCTGACGCACTTCTGGTGGTCGCTGCGCCGGTTCTCCCGCGGCCTGCTGAACCCGATCGTGCCGTTCCTGTTCGGCGCGCTCGCGATGACCACCGGCAACCCCTACGGCGCGCTCGGCGTGATCGTGGTGCTGCTGGTGATCGGCGTGGAACGCCTGCTGATCAAGGACATCAAGCGGTTCTGGCAGATCGTGCTGGTCGGCGGCTCGGTCGGGCTGACCGGTCTGGTGGCGTTCCTGCCGCTGCTCACCGGTGCCGCGGTGACCTGGCGCAAGCCCGCCGGGGTGTTCAACAACGGCTTCATGGTGCCGGGGATCGGCGATCTGGCGACGATGTCCTCGCCGACCTACCTGCCGCGCATCGAGATGTTCGACCCCACGTTCACCACGTTCCCGATGACCTACCTGGCGTGGTTCATCCTGCCGCTCGCGCCGTGGTTGTCCTTCCGCGCGATGCGGGCCGGGCTGCGCGCGCGCTTCGGTCTCTTCCTGTTCGGCACGATCTACCTGTTGATGGCGATCGCGCCATCGGACCTGTGGCTGTTCCGCTGGCCCGCGCGGCTGACCCAGTACGTGTTCCTGCCGGTGCTGGTGCTGGTGGCGATCGCGTTGTCGGTGGGCCTGCGCACGAGCCAGTGGCGGCGCAGGGCGCTCGGCTCGGCCGCGATCATCTTCGTCGGCACCTACCAGGCGTGGGCGACCACGCCGCAGAACATCGAGTGGCACGCCGCCGCCTTCGTCCTGGTGTCCGCGGGCACCGCGGCGGCCGTGTGGGTGGTGCTCAAGCACCGCGCGAAGCTGCTGCCCCCGGTGCTGGTGACCGGTACCGCGCTGGTGCTGCTGATGCAGGTGCTGGTGATGCCGCACAACGGCAACATCACGCCGTGGTTCTTCCCGACCGACGTGGCCGAGCTGAAGGAGCGCTTCGCCGACCGCTACACCGGGAACACCCTGCAGATCGCGGAGATCGGCCCGGCGATCGGGCGGCACGGCTACAGCCCGGACGGCGCGTGGCGGGACCTGTTGTTCGGCAACATGTACCACGTGGCCGGGGTGAAGGCGCAGAACAGCTACACCGGCATCGGCTTCACCACCTTCGCCGAGGAACTGGAGATGGAGTACCACGGCGGCACGCAACCCGAGGCCTACCAACGGTTGTGGCAGAAGCAGCAGGCCAACGGCGGCAAGACCCTCGCCGACCTGATGCGACTGGAGACCGTGGTCGTGCTCAACGACTACGTTCCGGACTTCGACCCGGCGAAGCCGCCCGCGGGCTGGTCGGTCAGGCAGACCACGCACATCGTGAACGTGTTGCACCGCAACGGAAAGATCGATTGGCCCGACGGTCGGCTGTCCTACGCGGCGCCGGGCGTGCGGATCAGCGAGGACCGCTCGACCGGGTTCACCGGCGAGTCGGTGCGCTACACCGGCGCAGGCAAGGTCACCTTCGCGATGCTGGCCTGGCCGGGCTGGAAGGCCACTGTGGACGGCAAGCCGGTCGAGGTGAAGCAGGGACCGGCCGGGCTGCTGCAGCTCGAGCTCCCGCAGGCGGCCAACGGCACGCTGGTGCTGAGCTACTTCCCGCCGGGCTGGGGCCTGGGTATCCCGCTGCTGGGCGTCGGCCTGTTGGTCGGCGTCGGGTTCAGCGTGCTGACCGCGGTCCGCGCGCGACGGGAGCGGGCGAGCGCCTGA
- a CDS encoding glycosyltransferase family 2 protein → MPTSGTTISLSYVVPAHNCAGIIEATVRELGERFSGGNAEILVVENGSTDETPEVLARIAANWSVPGVEFRSLSSEKGLGNALKHGLLASRGEVVVTTADDLPFGFDEYEAGLKVDLNRFPVVVGSKAHPQSQVGRGLVRWVATNGFLVLRTLVLNMRTRDPQGTFVLNGDWVREIAPRLEEKGFLLTTELIYVAERQGVRTVEVPVRLRASHGEHGTRIKLADVWYMGVGLLSVRRRHRKTARLSATTRV, encoded by the coding sequence GTGCCGACTTCAGGGACCACCATCTCGCTCAGCTACGTGGTGCCTGCGCACAACTGCGCGGGCATCATCGAGGCCACCGTACGCGAGCTGGGGGAGAGATTCAGCGGTGGCAACGCGGAGATCCTGGTGGTGGAGAACGGTTCCACCGACGAGACGCCCGAGGTCCTCGCGCGCATCGCCGCGAACTGGTCGGTGCCCGGTGTCGAGTTCCGCTCGCTCAGCAGTGAGAAGGGCCTCGGCAACGCGCTGAAGCACGGTCTGCTCGCCTCGCGCGGCGAGGTCGTCGTGACCACCGCGGACGACCTGCCCTTCGGCTTCGACGAGTACGAGGCGGGCCTGAAGGTCGACCTGAACCGCTTCCCCGTGGTGGTCGGTTCCAAGGCGCACCCGCAGTCCCAGGTCGGCCGCGGCCTCGTCCGCTGGGTGGCCACCAACGGTTTCCTCGTGCTGCGCACCCTCGTGCTGAACATGCGCACGCGCGACCCGCAGGGCACCTTCGTGCTCAACGGCGACTGGGTGCGCGAGATCGCGCCCCGGTTGGAGGAGAAGGGCTTCCTGCTCACCACCGAACTGATCTACGTCGCCGAGCGGCAGGGCGTGCGGACGGTCGAGGTGCCGGTGCGCCTGCGCGCCTCGCACGGCGAGCACGGGACCCGGATCAAGCTCGCCGACGTCTGGTACATGGGCGTCGGCCTGCTCAGCGTGCGCCGCAGGCACCGCAAGACCGCGCGGCTGTCCGCGACAACCAGAGTCTGA